Proteins found in one Tissierellales bacterium genomic segment:
- a CDS encoding tyrosine-type recombinase/integrase: MNDYILAFQRHLQEKGSGSRNTVQSYVTDLKKFEAYLTSKHQSLISASDTSVLTYMMYLQNQNFSDATIARSLSAIRGFFQYLIHQGHVKKDPTFGMKPPKMDQKTLEYLEEEEISKLLSSFDLSKNKELKDYTICYLMIHLGLKATEITNLKIEDLNTQMGFLKVETTQDLRYIKLSTNTINILEKYWESLDSSLSPNRALFYSKRKAPYTRQGVWKLVKKYGEVIDRDLNPRLLRNTCVVQLIKQELSPVEIKKIMGYSDLSILENFYSALS, from the coding sequence TTGAATGATTATATACTAGCGTTTCAGAGACATTTACAAGAAAAAGGAAGCGGAAGTCGAAATACAGTGCAGTCTTATGTAACTGATTTGAAAAAATTCGAAGCATATCTGACATCTAAGCATCAGAGTTTGATTTCAGCTAGCGATACATCGGTACTTACTTATATGATGTATTTACAAAATCAAAATTTTTCTGATGCTACTATAGCGAGGAGTCTTTCTGCAATTAGGGGTTTTTTTCAGTACTTGATACATCAAGGTCATGTAAAAAAAGATCCCACATTTGGCATGAAACCACCGAAGATGGATCAAAAAACTCTGGAATATCTTGAAGAAGAGGAAATAAGTAAATTGCTATCAAGTTTTGATTTGTCGAAGAATAAGGAATTAAAGGATTATACTATTTGTTACTTGATGATTCATTTAGGTCTTAAAGCTACTGAAATAACGAATTTGAAGATAGAAGATTTGAATACTCAAATGGGTTTTTTGAAAGTAGAGACTACACAAGATCTCAGATATATAAAATTAAGTACAAATACAATAAATATTTTAGAAAAATATTGGGAGTCTTTAGATTCTAGTTTATCTCCAAATAGAGCACTTTTTTATAGCAAAAGAAAAGCACCTTATACGAGGCAGGGGGTTTGGAAACTTGTAAAAAAATATGGTGAAGTAATAGATAGAGACTTAAATCCGAGACTTTTAAGAAATACTTGTGTAGTTCAACTCATAAAACAAGAACTTTCACCAGTTGAAATAAAAAAGATTATGGGTTATTCTGATTTGTCAATATTAGAAAATTTTTATTCAGCACTTAGTTAA
- a CDS encoding purine-nucleoside phosphorylase, with translation MLGRIIEASKFIEGKISQKPEIGMILGSGLGVLGDEIKNPTIVKYEEIPHFPKSTVEGHKGQLVIGELEGKVVLVMQGRFHYYEGYDIQDVVFPVRVMKQMGIEKMVVTNAAGGSNKSYVPGDLMLITDHINFAFNNPLMGKNFDELGPRFPDMSHAYDPAYCDIARECAKDLGLEIKEGTYMWFTGPTYETPAEIRMAQTLGADAVGMSTVPEVIAAVHMGMRVLGISCITNMAAGILDQPLAHDEVIETTERVKGNFINLVRTITTKL, from the coding sequence GTGTTAGGGAGAATAATTGAAGCAAGTAAATTTATTGAGGGTAAAATTTCTCAAAAACCAGAAATCGGTATGATTTTAGGCTCTGGCTTGGGTGTGCTAGGAGATGAAATCAAGAATCCAACTATTGTAAAGTATGAAGAAATTCCTCATTTTCCAAAGTCTACAGTAGAAGGACACAAAGGCCAATTAGTTATTGGTGAATTGGAAGGAAAAGTGGTTCTAGTTATGCAGGGAAGATTTCACTATTACGAAGGATATGATATCCAAGACGTAGTATTTCCAGTTCGTGTTATGAAACAAATGGGAATTGAAAAAATGGTTGTTACAAATGCTGCAGGTGGTTCAAATAAGTCTTATGTACCAGGGGACTTGATGCTTATTACGGACCATATAAATTTTGCATTTAATAATCCATTGATGGGTAAAAACTTCGATGAACTTGGTCCAAGATTCCCAGATATGTCACATGCTTATGATCCAGCTTATTGCGATATTGCTAGAGAATGTGCTAAGGACTTGGGATTAGAAATCAAAGAAGGAACATATATGTGGTTTACAGGTCCAACTTATGAAACTCCAGCTGAGATAAGAATGGCACAGACTTTAGGTGCAGATGCAGTAGGTATGAGTACTGTTCCAGAAGTTATTGCAGCTGTTCATATGGGTATGAGAGTTCTTGGTATATCTTGTATTACAAACATGGCTGCTGGTATATTAGATCAACCACTAGCTCATGATGAAGTAATAGAGACTACTGAGAGAGTAAAAGGAAACTTTATTAATCTGGTTAGAACTATAACTACTAAATTATAA
- a CDS encoding purine-nucleoside phosphorylase translates to MAGYLEEIKQAASYIDEKINIKPEILMILGSGLGPLADEIENAITISYDEIPNFPVSTVMGHKGQLVVGELEGKNVVAMQGRFHYYEGYTMKQVTFPVRVMKELGIDNMIVTNACGGMNSDLYAGALMVISDHINFMGDNPLIGENYKEFGPRFPDMSHAYDVSLKKVAFDVAKKQNLDLKEGVYAAISGPYYFSRAELKMLRTLGGDTIGMSTVPEVIVANHSGMNVLGISCVTDMAIAEEIESISGEEVLRVAKETGPKFVNLIRGILKEVTL, encoded by the coding sequence ATGGCAGGGTATCTAGAAGAAATTAAGCAAGCGGCAAGTTATATTGATGAGAAAATCAATATAAAACCGGAAATTTTGATGATTTTGGGTTCTGGTTTAGGTCCACTAGCTGATGAGATTGAAAATGCAATTACAATATCTTATGATGAAATTCCTAATTTCCCAGTGTCTACTGTTATGGGGCATAAGGGACAACTTGTTGTAGGCGAGCTTGAAGGGAAAAATGTAGTTGCTATGCAAGGTAGATTTCATTATTATGAAGGATATACTATGAAGCAGGTTACTTTTCCAGTCCGTGTTATGAAAGAACTTGGAATAGATAATATGATAGTTACAAATGCATGTGGAGGAATGAATTCGGATTTATATGCTGGAGCGCTTATGGTTATATCAGATCATATTAACTTCATGGGAGACAATCCTTTAATAGGGGAAAATTACAAAGAATTTGGCCCAAGATTTCCAGATATGTCACATGCATATGATGTATCACTTAAAAAAGTGGCTTTTGATGTAGCGAAAAAACAAAATCTTGATTTAAAAGAAGGTGTATATGCTGCGATTAGCGGACCTTATTATTTTTCAAGAGCAGAACTAAAGATGCTTAGAACATTAGGTGGAGATACTATAGGAATGAGTACTGTACCAGAGGTTATCGTAGCAAATCATAGCGGTATGAATGTATTAGGTATTTCTTGTGTAACAGATATGGCTATTGCAGAAGAAATAGAATCTATTAGTGGCGAAGAAGTTTTACGTGTTGCAAAAGAAACAGGTCCTAAATTTGTTAATTTGATTAGAGGGATCTTAAAAGAGGTGACTTTGTAA
- a CDS encoding pyrimidine-nucleoside phosphorylase, translating into MRMVDIIGKKRDGQALTKAEIEYFVEGYTKGEIPDYQVSALLMAIYFQKMNDEETVYLTDAMLRSGEQIDLTSIEGIKVDKHSTGGVGDKTTLVLAPLVAACGLPVAKMSGRGLGHTGGTLDKLESIEGLSIEMSKEKFIKNVNTVKVAVAGQTANITPADKKLYALRDVTATVDNISLISSSIMSKKLASGSDAIVLDVKVGSGAFMKDLDHAFKLASAMVRIGNNMDRETVGIISNMDEPLGFAIGNALEVKEAIETLKGNGPKDLHELCMTLGSKLLLLGKKVDNDSDARAMLEKVLEDGSALAKFKEFIGAQGGNVDFVDNYELFDSASIVKEVVAQKDGFVNKMNAEAVGKCALVLGAGRETKESVIDLAAGIILNKKVNDEVKKGDVLAYIHANDEAKADEVVGKMTEIIKLSDKPHENYHLIYGIVDKDGIKKLS; encoded by the coding sequence ATGAGAATGGTTGATATTATTGGGAAAAAAAGAGATGGACAAGCTTTAACAAAGGCTGAAATAGAATATTTTGTAGAGGGATATACAAAGGGAGAAATACCTGATTATCAAGTTTCTGCTCTTTTGATGGCTATATATTTCCAGAAAATGAACGACGAGGAAACTGTTTACCTAACTGACGCAATGCTTAGATCAGGTGAGCAAATAGATCTTACATCTATCGAAGGAATAAAAGTAGATAAACATAGTACTGGTGGAGTAGGAGATAAGACTACGTTAGTGTTAGCTCCATTAGTAGCTGCTTGTGGTTTACCTGTTGCCAAAATGTCTGGTAGAGGATTAGGTCATACTGGAGGAACTTTAGATAAACTTGAGTCTATAGAAGGATTATCTATAGAAATGAGTAAAGAAAAGTTTATAAAAAATGTAAATACAGTTAAAGTTGCCGTAGCAGGTCAAACAGCTAATATTACTCCTGCTGATAAGAAACTTTATGCTCTTCGTGATGTAACAGCTACAGTTGATAATATTTCACTTATTTCAAGTAGTATTATGAGCAAAAAGTTAGCATCTGGTTCTGATGCGATTGTATTGGATGTTAAGGTTGGATCTGGAGCGTTTATGAAAGACTTAGATCATGCATTTAAATTGGCAAGTGCAATGGTTAGAATTGGAAATAATATGGATAGAGAAACAGTTGGTATTATTTCTAACATGGATGAACCATTAGGTTTTGCGATTGGAAATGCCTTAGAAGTAAAAGAAGCTATTGAGACACTAAAAGGAAATGGACCAAAAGATCTTCATGAATTGTGTATGACTTTGGGATCAAAATTATTGTTATTAGGAAAGAAAGTTGACAATGATTCAGATGCTAGAGCAATGCTAGAGAAGGTGTTAGAAGATGGTTCAGCTCTTGCTAAATTCAAAGAATTCATAGGAGCACAAGGTGGAAATGTAGACTTTGTTGATAATTACGAATTATTTGATTCTGCTTCTATAGTCAAAGAAGTAGTAGCTCAAAAAGATGGTTTTGTAAACAAAATGAATGCTGAAGCTGTAGGAAAATGTGCTCTTGTACTTGGTGCGGGTAGAGAGACTAAGGAAAGTGTAATTGACTTAGCTGCAGGAATTATATTAAATAAAAAAGTTAACGATGAAGTTAAAAAAGGTGATGTACTCGCCTATATCCATGCTAATGATGAAGCGAAAGCTGATGAAGTAGTTGGTAAAATGACAGAAATCATAAAATTAAGCGATAAACCGCATGAAAATTATCACTTAATTTATGGTATAGTTGACAAGGATGGTATTAAGAAGCTATCATAA
- a CDS encoding site-2 protease family protein encodes MPNMQEMLNLLMGLPALLLALTFHELGHGLASYLLGDPTAKNQGRLTLDPIAHIDPIGFFALLFFKFGWAKPVPIDPRYYKNRKLGIALTSIAGPMSNFILAVITGLIFRFAYNAQIEFFFSNDIMFNFMSSLLIYNISLGLFNLIPIPPLDGSKILASMLPDKLEYKFYQYERYSMVILVLFMYLGVFRTIFSPIVNGAINLFISNIIF; translated from the coding sequence ATGCCAAATATGCAAGAGATGCTTAATTTACTTATGGGGCTACCTGCATTATTATTAGCACTGACATTTCATGAACTAGGACATGGATTAGCTTCATATTTACTTGGAGATCCGACTGCCAAAAATCAGGGAAGGCTTACATTAGATCCGATTGCACATATTGATCCTATAGGGTTTTTTGCGCTTTTATTTTTTAAGTTTGGATGGGCGAAACCAGTACCTATTGATCCTAGATATTACAAGAATAGAAAACTTGGTATAGCACTTACATCAATTGCAGGGCCAATGTCGAATTTTATATTAGCTGTAATTACAGGTTTAATATTTAGGTTTGCATACAATGCTCAGATTGAATTTTTCTTTAGTAATGATATTATGTTTAATTTTATGTCAAGTCTTTTAATTTATAATATCTCACTTGGATTATTTAATCTTATACCTATACCACCGTTAGATGGTTCTAAAATTTTGGCCAGTATGTTGCCAGATAAATTAGAGTATAAGTTTTATCAATATGAGAGATATTCTATGGTTATATTAGTATTATTTATGTATTTAGGAGTTTTTAGAACTATATTTTCACCTATAGTAAATGGTGCTATTAACTTATTTATATCGAATATAATATTTTAG
- a CDS encoding segregation/condensation protein A, protein MNYTINLEIFEGPMDLLLHLIEKHELDIYDIPIYKITDQYLDYLEQMKKLDLEITSEFIVMAATLIEIKSKMLLPKVQKDIENEEIEDPREALIQKLVEYKRFKLAADELKQKEDLQQLVYYKPREEIELEQDGKQLILENVKLYDIYYAFSKIMDKYENTAKEEQPMRTIQKDEITIEEAMEKIKTLVREHGEKTFEELFEGYCSKTALIVTFLAVLELIKLSVIVIFQEENFGEISIKAV, encoded by the coding sequence ATGAACTATACAATTAACTTAGAGATATTTGAAGGTCCTATGGATTTGTTGCTTCACTTGATAGAGAAGCATGAATTAGATATATATGATATTCCGATTTACAAGATTACAGATCAATATCTAGATTATCTAGAACAAATGAAAAAACTAGATTTAGAGATAACAAGTGAATTTATAGTTATGGCAGCAACTCTTATTGAAATAAAGTCAAAAATGTTGCTTCCAAAAGTGCAGAAAGATATAGAAAATGAAGAAATTGAAGACCCTAGAGAGGCATTGATACAAAAATTAGTAGAGTATAAAAGATTCAAATTGGCAGCAGATGAATTAAAGCAAAAAGAGGATTTACAACAATTAGTTTATTACAAACCTAGAGAAGAAATAGAGTTAGAACAAGATGGAAAGCAATTGATACTTGAAAATGTTAAACTATATGATATATACTATGCATTTAGTAAAATTATGGACAAGTATGAGAATACGGCAAAAGAAGAACAGCCTATGAGAACTATACAAAAAGATGAAATCACAATAGAAGAAGCTATGGAAAAGATAAAAACATTGGTAAGAGAACATGGGGAAAAAACTTTTGAAGAATTATTTGAAGGTTATTGCTCTAAAACTGCATTGATAGTTACCTTTTTGGCAGTGTTAGAACTCATAAAATTATCAGTGATTGTAATATTTCAAGAAGAAAATTTTGGAGAGATTAGTATTAAGGCAGTATAA
- the scpB gene encoding SMC-Scp complex subunit ScpB — protein sequence MSNEKLKSIVEALLFTWGEPLDYREISKVLEIKPQETKKVLEELMLNYQNGDKGLQILQHNNCYQISTKPELHSWVSRLYVPEKKKGLSNASLETLSIIAYKQPITKSEIDHIRGVKSDKALKSLLDREVIHEVGRLEKIGKPILYGTTDYFLQYFGIKTIDELPEIRQVEPKEVEEELENNS from the coding sequence ATGAGCAACGAAAAGCTTAAATCGATTGTAGAGGCACTTTTGTTTACTTGGGGAGAACCACTAGATTATAGAGAGATTTCTAAAGTCTTGGAGATTAAGCCACAGGAAACAAAAAAAGTGTTAGAAGAGCTGATGCTGAATTATCAAAATGGAGATAAAGGATTGCAGATTTTGCAGCATAATAACTGCTATCAAATTTCAACTAAACCGGAGTTGCATTCTTGGGTAAGTAGATTATATGTTCCAGAAAAAAAGAAAGGCTTGTCAAATGCATCATTGGAAACTTTGTCGATTATTGCATATAAGCAACCTATTACAAAGTCTGAAATTGATCATATTAGAGGCGTTAAAAGTGATAAAGCTCTTAAATCATTATTGGATAGAGAGGTAATTCATGAGGTTGGCAGACTTGAAAAAATAGGAAAGCCAATATTGTATGGAACTACTGATTACTTTTTACAGTATTTTGGAATAAAGACAATAGATGAACTTCCAGAGATAAGGCAGGTAGAACCCAAAGAAGTAGAAGAAGAATTAGAAAATAATAGCTAG
- a CDS encoding rRNA pseudouridine synthase gives MRLQKFMALCGVASRRKSEVLIQEGKVKVNGKIIKELGFKIDPDKDVVEYNHSVLKQEQKKVYIMLNKPVGYVTTSKDQFNRPTVLDFFETIQQRIYPIGRLDYNTSGLLLLTNDGDFANKLTHPKHKVEKIYWAKIKGFITNAEKKSFERGLLIDGKKTSKASIKTIKKFEKNSVVEIVIREGRNRQVRKMCAAIGHDVLTLERRGIGIINLDENLKPGKWRHLTKTEVEFLNKK, from the coding sequence ATGAGATTACAAAAATTTATGGCACTTTGTGGTGTAGCATCTAGACGAAAAAGTGAGGTGCTCATTCAAGAGGGAAAAGTAAAGGTTAATGGAAAAATAATTAAAGAACTTGGATTTAAGATAGACCCTGATAAAGATGTAGTTGAGTACAATCATTCAGTGCTTAAACAAGAACAGAAAAAAGTATATATAATGCTTAATAAACCGGTTGGATATGTTACGACATCTAAAGATCAGTTTAACAGACCAACTGTACTTGATTTTTTTGAAACAATACAGCAAAGAATTTATCCAATAGGTAGATTGGATTATAATACAAGTGGATTGCTTCTGTTGACTAATGATGGTGATTTTGCAAATAAGTTGACTCATCCAAAACATAAGGTTGAGAAGATTTATTGGGCAAAGATAAAAGGTTTTATAACAAATGCTGAAAAAAAATCTTTCGAGAGAGGTCTTTTGATAGATGGAAAGAAAACTAGTAAAGCTAGCATCAAGACTATCAAAAAATTTGAAAAGAATTCTGTTGTAGAGATTGTTATTAGAGAAGGCCGAAATCGTCAAGTTAGAAAAATGTGTGCAGCAATAGGGCATGATGTTTTAACATTAGAAAGACGTGGAATTGGTATCATTAATTTAGATGAAAACCTGAAACCTGGAAAGTGGAGACATCTTACAAAAACTGAAGTTGAATTCTTAAATAAAAAGTAG
- a CDS encoding methyltransferase domain-containing protein produces the protein MSKYEVVTRATDFSRKIIEKYSKNALVAVDATMGNGHDTLKLAQNLMPNSKLYAFDIQEEAIEKTREKLINSDLSCDNYELICDGHQNLDEYINEAISFAIFNLGYLPGGDHEKTTKWSTTKEAISKVLKKLDGNGLLAIVVYPGHEAGSEEATGLTSYLSNLDQIDFSVMKLEVINQINMPPFVYLIERGNQ, from the coding sequence ATGAGTAAGTATGAAGTGGTTACTCGTGCAACCGATTTTTCTAGGAAAATAATAGAGAAATATTCCAAAAATGCACTTGTTGCAGTTGATGCAACTATGGGAAATGGGCACGATACATTGAAGCTTGCTCAAAACCTTATGCCAAATTCTAAACTATATGCATTTGACATTCAAGAAGAAGCTATAGAAAAAACAAGAGAAAAGCTCATTAATAGTGATTTGAGTTGTGACAATTACGAGTTGATTTGTGATGGTCATCAAAACTTAGATGAGTATATCAATGAAGCCATTTCGTTTGCTATATTTAATTTAGGATACTTGCCAGGAGGTGATCATGAAAAGACTACAAAATGGAGTACAACCAAAGAGGCTATTTCTAAAGTTTTGAAGAAATTAGACGGAAATGGTTTGTTAGCAATTGTAGTTTATCCAGGACACGAGGCGGGGAGTGAAGAAGCAACGGGCTTAACTAGTTACTTATCTAATTTAGATCAAATTGATTTTAGCGTGATGAAGCTTGAAGTAATTAATCAGATTAATATGCCTCCTTTCGTTTATTTAATAGAAAGAGGCAACCAATAA
- a CDS encoding oxaloacetate decarboxylase subunit alpha yields MDRVKITETILRDAHQSLMATRMTTKDMLPIAKELDKVGYHSLEVWGGATFDACLRFLNEDPWDRLRELRKAIPNTKLQMLLRGQNILGYRHYPDDVVEEFVKRAIGNGIDIIRIFDALNDERNLMTAISATRKYGGHAQCAISYTTSPVHNIEYYVNKAKSYENAGADSICIKDMAGILLPYDAEKLVKSIKKNTDLEVQVHSHFTSGIANQMYMKAVEAGADVIDTALSPFGNGSSQPATEAMVASLHNSPYDTGLDLNKLNEIADYFRKIRQKAEDSGQINQKVLGINIKTLLYQVPGGMLSNLVSQLKDQGKLDKLEDVLEEVPRVRKDLGYPPLVTPMSQMVGTQAVFNIIMGERYKVIPNEIKNYVKGLYGRPTTDMDSEFIKRIVGNEKIYTGRPADLLEPQLDEFREAIKEYIEQDEDVLSYALFPQVAEKFFKERKVKKYQVDEVMLYLDDDDETYPV; encoded by the coding sequence ATGGATAGAGTGAAGATTACAGAAACGATACTTAGGGATGCTCATCAGTCGTTAATGGCGACTCGTATGACAACTAAGGATATGTTACCTATTGCAAAAGAGTTAGACAAGGTAGGATACCATTCATTAGAGGTTTGGGGAGGCGCTACGTTTGATGCCTGTCTCAGATTTTTAAATGAAGATCCTTGGGATAGACTTAGAGAACTTAGAAAAGCTATTCCAAATACAAAATTACAAATGCTACTTCGTGGGCAAAATATATTAGGTTATAGACATTATCCAGATGATGTAGTTGAGGAATTTGTAAAAAGAGCTATTGGAAATGGAATTGATATAATAAGAATATTTGATGCATTAAATGACGAAAGAAATTTGATGACAGCGATATCGGCTACGAGAAAATATGGTGGGCATGCTCAATGTGCTATTTCATATACTACTAGTCCCGTTCATAATATAGAGTACTACGTAAATAAGGCGAAATCATATGAAAATGCGGGGGCAGATTCTATATGTATAAAAGATATGGCTGGAATATTGTTGCCATATGATGCTGAAAAATTAGTGAAATCAATAAAGAAAAATACAGACTTGGAAGTTCAGGTTCATTCACACTTTACAAGTGGTATAGCAAATCAAATGTATATGAAGGCTGTGGAGGCGGGAGCAGATGTAATAGATACAGCTCTTTCACCATTTGGAAATGGCAGCAGCCAACCAGCGACAGAAGCTATGGTTGCATCTCTTCATAATTCACCGTATGATACAGGCCTTGATTTGAATAAATTAAATGAGATAGCAGACTATTTTAGAAAGATTAGACAAAAAGCTGAAGACAGTGGGCAAATTAATCAAAAAGTTCTTGGTATAAATATTAAAACGCTACTTTATCAAGTGCCTGGAGGAATGCTTTCTAATTTAGTATCACAGCTTAAAGATCAAGGGAAATTAGATAAATTGGAGGATGTTCTTGAAGAGGTTCCTAGAGTTAGAAAAGACTTAGGCTATCCGCCGTTGGTTACTCCAATGAGTCAAATGGTTGGAACACAAGCTGTTTTCAACATAATAATGGGTGAGAGATATAAGGTTATTCCGAATGAAATAAAAAATTATGTTAAGGGGCTTTATGGAAGACCTACTACAGATATGGATTCTGAATTTATAAAAAGAATTGTTGGTAATGAAAAGATATACACAGGAAGACCAGCAGATTTATTAGAACCCCAATTAGATGAATTCAGAGAAGCCATAAAAGAATATATAGAGCAGGACGAAGATGTGTTGTCGTATGCATTATTCCCACAAGTTGCGGAAAAGTTTTTCAAGGAGAGAAAAGTAAAAAAATATCAAGTTGATGAGGTAATGTTATATCTTGATGATGACGACGAAACATATCCTGTTTAA
- a CDS encoding 4Fe-4S binding protein has product MSTKNKKLVVRKDWCKGCGICVAFCPKKVLTIDKEKVCIANETDCIKCGLCEKRCPDYAIYLEEMDHE; this is encoded by the coding sequence ATGTCTACGAAAAATAAAAAATTAGTAGTAAGAAAAGATTGGTGTAAAGGCTGTGGTATTTGTGTAGCTTTTTGTCCAAAGAAAGTTTTGACAATTGATAAGGAAAAAGTCTGTATAGCGAATGAAACCGATTGCATCAAATGTGGACTTTGTGAAAAGAGATGTCCAGACTATGCTATTTATTTGGAGGAGATGGACCATGAATAA
- a CDS encoding 2-oxoacid:acceptor oxidoreductase subunit alpha has protein sequence MNKNKRLMQGNEACVEGALAAGMKFFAGYPITPSTELAELSSVKLPIIGGKFIQMEDEIAAMAATIGGSLAGLKSMTATSGPGFSLKQENFGYACMTEIPCVVVNVQRGGPSTGLPTSPAQGEVMQAKWGTHGDHPVIALTPSSVRETFDLTIRAFNLAEKYRTPVILLMDETIAHMREKIEIPDASDIEIIDRKTPEVSPENYRAYEVKENEWVPPIAPFGSGYKFHVTGLSHGIDGFPSNDGTIAEDLITRLVDKVEMNKDDICEHEAYKTDDAELVVVAYGGSARAAKSAVDIMRKDGYKVGLLRPITIWPLIEDELVEMSKQVSKYLVVEMNKGQYLREVERVAENEVFGFGKVNGELFKPSEIVEKIKEVM, from the coding sequence ATGAATAAGAATAAGAGATTAATGCAAGGAAATGAAGCTTGTGTTGAAGGTGCTTTAGCTGCTGGAATGAAATTTTTTGCTGGATATCCTATTACACCATCGACAGAACTTGCTGAGTTATCTTCAGTAAAGTTACCTATAATTGGTGGTAAATTTATACAGATGGAAGATGAGATAGCAGCAATGGCTGCTACTATTGGCGGTTCACTTGCTGGACTTAAATCAATGACAGCTACTAGTGGTCCAGGATTTTCTCTAAAGCAGGAGAATTTTGGTTATGCGTGTATGACTGAAATTCCATGTGTTGTCGTAAATGTTCAAAGAGGGGGTCCAAGCACAGGGTTGCCAACATCTCCAGCACAAGGCGAAGTTATGCAAGCTAAGTGGGGAACTCATGGAGACCATCCTGTAATAGCACTTACACCCTCTTCTGTAAGAGAAACGTTTGATCTTACAATTAGAGCTTTCAATTTAGCTGAAAAGTATAGAACACCAGTAATACTTTTGATGGATGAAACTATTGCGCATATGAGAGAAAAGATAGAAATACCTGATGCGTCAGATATTGAAATTATAGATAGAAAAACTCCAGAAGTGTCGCCAGAAAATTATAGAGCGTATGAGGTTAAAGAGAATGAATGGGTACCTCCTATTGCACCGTTCGGAAGCGGTTACAAGTTCCATGTGACTGGTTTGTCTCATGGTATAGATGGATTTCCTAGTAATGATGGAACAATAGCTGAAGATTTGATAACTAGGTTAGTTGATAAAGTAGAAATGAATAAAGATGATATTTGTGAACATGAAGCATATAAAACAGATGATGCTGAATTGGTAGTAGTTGCGTATGGCGGAAGTGCTAGAGCAGCCAAAAGTGCAGTAGATATAATGAGAAAAGACGGATATAAGGTAGGACTTCTTAGACCTATTACTATTTGGCCATTGATAGAAGATGAATTGGTTGAAATGAGTAAGCAAGTTAGTAAATATTTGGTAGTAGAAATGAATAAAGGACAATATTTAAGAGAAGTAGAGCGTGTAGCTGAAAATGAAGTATTTGGTTTTGGAAAAGTTAATGGAGAGTTGTTCAAGCCATCTGAAATTGTTGAGAAAATCAAGGAGGTAATGTAA